The Candidatus Methylomirabilota bacterium DNA segment CCTGCGCCTCAAACTGTCCGGTGCTCCCAGAGTTGAGCCCGCCCTCAGCCGGCCGCGCGATCAGTTTCCCCGAGGTATCGATCACCGTCACGCGATCGGCATTGAGTCCCTCGACCGAACTGGAAACCAGGTGGACGATCCCCCGCACCTGCTCCGGCGTCAGACGAGCGCCGGGACGGAGGTTCAGGACAACTGAAGCGGTGGCGGGCTTCTCTTGTTCGGTGAATACGGACGGCTGGGGAAGGGCCAGGTGCACCCGAGCCGTCGTCACCTCCTTCAGTTGCCCGATCGTCCTGGCCAGCTCGCCCTGGAGGGCGCGCTGATAATTGAGCCGCTGGACAAAATCGGTCGTCCCGAGGGTCGTGCGGTCAAAGATCTCAAAACCGACCCCGCCGCCTTGGGGCAGGCCGCGAGTCGCCAGATGAAGCCGGGTCTCGTGGACGACGTTGGATGGGACCAGGATCCTGGTCCCGCCGTCGACCACCCGATAGGCCACCTTACTGCCTTTCAATTCGTCGACAATGGCGCCGGCATCGGCCGGGTTCAACTGTGAAAAGAGGGTGGTCATGTCGGGCCGGTGGGTCGAGAGGGTGATCCAGAGGAGCGCCGCGATCGCCCCGCCGCCTACCAGGATGATTGTGGCTCGTCCCGCCAGACCGAGCCCGTCCCATACCTGCTTGAACGACTCAACAATTTTTGTGATGGCATCAGGCATCCGTCGTCAGGGGATACGGTGGTCTGCCTCCCCAGCCTCCGCTTTACACCGGCATCCGCATGATCTCCTGGTACGCCTCAACCACCTTATTCCGGACCTGGAGCATGAGTTGGAATGAGATCTGAGCCTTTTCGATGGCGATCATGGTGGCGGCCAGATCACCCGACTGCCCCCTGGCCACCTGGTCGGCGAGGGTGTCGGCCTCGTGCTGCAACCGACTGGTCTGCGCAACGGCCTCTTGCAGGAGGCCGGCAAAGGAGCCGTCAGCGCCGCCCTCGACCTTTCTCCCAGGCGAAACGGTGACCTCGCGACTCGGCCCTATCGCTACGATCGGATGACTCGCCATACGTGTACTCCTTAGCGATCAGTATGCAGCTCCGAGACAGTCTGAAGGAGTATAGACTGAAGCCTGAAGGTGTTATGGAGCTTCCACACTACAGTCTTCAGTCTTCGGACCGTCCACTTTGTCAACGCCCGATCTCCAACGTCTTCGTCATCAGGCTCTTCGCAATCTGAATCGCCGAGATATTCGCCTCATAGGCGCGGGAGGCCGACATCAGGTCGACCATCTCCATCACCGGGTTGATATTCGGCATCGCGACATACCCGGCAGGGCCGGCATCAGGATGCGACGGATTGTAGACCAGGTTAGGCGGCGCGTGGCTCTCAACGATCCTCAACACCTCGACCCCGCCGGGATCGGCGGCGGTGTTCAAGAGCCCTTCAAAGCTTGACGGTCCGCGCGTCCCGAGGACGACCCCCTTACGGCGGTACGGTCCGCCGGCCGGGGTACGCGTCACCTCGGTATTGGCGAGGTTCTCGGCAATAAGGTTCATTCGGATCCGCTGGGCCGCCAGTGCGGTCGCATTGATCTCTATCGATGCAAACATCGATCCCATACCACCTCCTTCTTATCCGCCCCGAATGGCGGTTCGCAGCAGATTCATCCGCGAGTTCAGGATCTGAATCATGGCATTATGCCAAAGCGCGTTCTCTGCCATCTTCGCCATCTGCCGATCCAGGTCCACCGCGTTGCCGTCATATCGTCCCGCACCGACGGATCGGTCGGTCGTCACAACGGCCCGGACGACCGTGGCGGGGGACTCGCCCGCCTCGGATGCAAGCCTGAGCGCCTCGCTGAAGTCGACCTCCATCGGACGATAGCCCGGGGTATCGATATTCGCGATATTGCGAGCGAGCACCTGATGCCGCAACGATGCGGCTCGAATCATCTCGCTGAGCAGATGTGAGGTCTCGTCAAACAGCAGTCGCATCACGCACCTGTGATAAATAACGAATGTTTGTTGTCGTAGGGGCAGGGCTTGCCCTGCCCGCATGGGGCGCAGCAAGCAGCACCCCTACGGTGGCTATGATCGCCGCTCACTGGCGCAGAACACGTAGCAGCAAAGGATGTGCCACACTGAACACGAGGTTTTTCAGCGGGTTCCGCGAACCGGACCCGAAGAGGCGGCAACTTCACGATCCGCCATGGGCAAAATTTTCCCGGCCTCACGATAGTCCCTCAGTTTGTTTCGAATGGTTCGGACGCTGACACCGAGAATCTCCGCCGCCTTCATCCGATTGCCGCCAACCTTCGCCAGGGTGTCCAGGATCAGTTGCTTTTCCATGGCCCGGAACGAGCCGCCGGTCGCCTCCTGAATCTGATCGTTGGTTGCCGGTTCAATCAGCGTTTCCAGAATCAGATCCGACGGCTCAAGGCGGGCGCAATCGCACAGCAGGATCGACCGATGGATACAACTCTCCAACTCCCGGACGTTTCCTGGCCACGACCACTCCTCCAGTCGCTTGATGGCCGCCGGCGAGATCTCCTGCACCGGGCTGCCCGCCCCCCCGGCGTACCGCATGACGAAATGTCGCGCCAGCAGCGAGATGTCCCCCTTTCGCTCACGCAGCGGAGGCAGCAAGATCGGAACGACCGCCAGGCGGTAGTACAGATCTGGGCGAAAACGTCCACAACGGATCTCTTCTTTCAGATCCCGATTCGTGGTCGCCACAACGCGAATGTCGATCTCGACCGGCCGCGACCCGCCGACCCGATCGATCGTCCGCTCCTGCAGGGCCCGTAGCAGCTTGGCTTGCAACACCGCCGGCATCTCACTGATCTCGTCCAGCAGCAGGGTGCCGCCGTCTGCCGCCTCAAACTTCCCGACGCGACGGGTGACGGCCCCCGTGAAGGCGCCTCGCTCATAGCCGAACAGCTCGCTTTCCAGTAATGACTCCGGAATCGCCGCGCAGTTGACCGCCACGAAGGGTCCCTGGCGCCTTTTGCTCCACAGGTGCGCCTGACGGGCAAACAGCTCCTTCCCCGTCCCGCTCTCGCCCTGAATGAGGATAGAGGCCGCGTCGTCCGCCACCCGTCTGATGGTCCCAAGCAGATTGAGGATCTTAGGGTTGCGACTGACGATGGCAGAGGTTGATTCGTCGGTCGGATGAGGCTCCTCCGACGTCAGGGCCCGCTCCAGAATCTCTTCGACCCGCTTCACCGAAAACGGCTTCATCAGGAAGTCGTAGGCTCCCTCCTTCATGGCCTGCACCGCCGTCTCCACCGACCCGTATGCCGTAATCAGGACCACACGCGGCGGACACCCTGCCATCCTGATCTGCTTCAGGAATTCAAGTCCATCCATCCTGGGCATTCGGACGTCCGCAAACACCAGGGAGGCGGGGGATCGCCTGAACTGGAGCAGTCCATCCTCACCATCGCAGGCCACAATACTTTCACACCCCTTTCGCCGGATCGTCTCCGACAGGGCCGTTCGTATCAGCGGCTCATCATCCACCACCAGCACACGAGGCTTCATATCAGACTTCTCCTTCACCAGACGCCGCGTCCCGACCTCGACGTGTGAACAGGAGCGTGAAGGTCGTCCCCTGACCGACCCGACTTGTCAGACTCACCCTGGCGCCATGCCGCTCTAGGATCCGTTCGACGATCGCCAGGCCGAGCCCCGCGCCCTTCGGCTTTGTCGTAAAGAACGGCAGAAATATCTTTTCGAGATCGGCTTCAGCAATGCCGCACCCGGTATCCGATACCTGGACCTGCACGAACTCCCCTCCGCTCATACCGCCCGGCTCCGGACACCCCCCCGCCGATCGGCCGTCCGCGGCGTCTGAGGCCCACCGTGGCGCACGCAGCCGGTTCGCGCCGTCGCCGGTGCCGATCGTCAGCCGCCCCCCCGTCGGCATTGCCTGTACGGCGTTGAGGATGAGATTGAGAAACACCTGTTTTACCAGCTCCCGATCCCCGTCAATCTCAAGTGTCCCGGGATCATACCGTCTGATCAGGTCGATCTGTTGCCCCTTGAATGCATACCACGCGGTGCCGAGCGCCTCCTCAATGACCTGATGTAGATCGAGCGATCTCAGGCAGGGCCTGACCGGTCTGGTAAAGGCCAGCAGATTGATCAGAATCGTATTGACGGAGGCCACGCCTGCCTGAATGCCTTGCGCCAGACGGGTGCGGCGCGCGTCGGGTCCCGCCTCCTCGGCGAGGAGTGTGGCCAACAGTTCGATCGATGTCAGCGGATTCCTGATCCCGTGAGCAATGGTGACCGCCATCTGCTCCAGTCCCGCCTGCGCGGTCGATCGCCGTCGTCGCTCTTCGACCCATTTCCGCTGCGAGATATCGTCAAAGATCAGAATGATCTCCAGGACCCTTCCGCCTTCATCGTAGATCGGCGACGCACCGATTTCAGCCTCCAAGACATATCCGTCTTTCCTGCCGATTCGCCCCTCCCGGGCCTCCTCGCGCCCATCGTCGGTCACACCGTGAAGGAGGGTCGCCGCCTCCGCACCCAGCAGGCGATCGACCTGCACCCCCACCACCTCAGCGCTCAGGAAGCCGGTCAGTCGCTCCGCCCCACCGCTCCAGAGCGTGATGCGTCCGGCGGCATCGACAACCACGATTCCCTTTTCAATACTCCTGAGGAGGTTGGACAGGTAGTGACGAATGCGCGCGTTGTCCTGCAGGCTTTGGGTCAGCTTGAGATTCGTATCGTGCAGTGCAACGTCAAGCGTCGCCACCTGTTCCCGAAGCGTGGCGTAGGTGCGCTCCAGCCGCTCGGCCGCCCCGGCAAATCCTTGAAAGGCCCCATGAATCATGGCCGAGAGCGCATCGGTGGAGGGGTGTGAATCGACGGAAAGGTCGGTCACGGATGCATCCTGTGTACCGGCGACACCATGAGGGTCTCCTTCACGCGGCAGCCAGGATCTCGTCAAGCTTCTTCTTAAGCGTCTCGGCATCAAACGGTTTGACGATATAATTGGTTACCCCCGCTGCCAGTGCGGTCATGATATCTTCTCGCTCCGCCACGGTCGTGATCATCAGAACCGGCAAATATTTGAACTGATCGTTCGAACGAACAGCCTTGACGAACTCGATGCCGTTCATCTCCGGCATGTTCCAGTCGGTGATGATCAGGCCGACTGAGCCGCCAGCCAGACAGGCCAGGCCCTCCGCCCCGTTTCCAGCCTCGACCGCGTCGTCGTGTCCGGCGAACTTGAGGTTGTTCCGGATGATCCGTCGCATCGTTGCCGAGTCGTCCACAATCAATACTCTCATCGCCTGATTTCCTCCCTACTAACCGGCTGTCAGTCTGTGGCAAAAACCTGATCGCACTCCGGCACCCGGCACACAGTCAAGCAAATCGGATGCCAAACGTAAAATCGTCGAAAACACTAAGATCGGGCCTTGATCGGCCTTCGAGAGCGGGTGTTATCGCGTCGCGACAGGGGCGGGTCGCACGGCATGAGGCGGCTCGGCGATCAGGATTTGGCCACAGAAAATGCCGTATGGCGGGAACTCATCGAAACTAGAGTCCGCGATAGACGCGGCGTTGGTTGGACATAAATTGGACTTCGGTGGAAAGAAGCTTACCGCTTCAGATCGACCGTCCGCCGGGTTAAGTTCCGCTGAGGACCTGCCGATGATTGAAAAGGGTGAGACACAGGCCTCCACACTGACTATACTCGAAAGGAGCCGCGTGCTAGCACTTGTCGGGGTCGTCGTCGTCTTTGGAGCGGTCATCGGTGGTTTTGCGATGGAGGGGGGACCGATCCCGGTGCTGATCCAGCCGGTAGAATTATTGATCATCGGCGGCGCCTCGATCGGCGGTCTGCTTATCGCTGTTCCACTGAAGGTCCTCAAGATCCTGATCAACCGGGTGATGGGGACGCTCGGATCAGGATTGGATAAACAGGCGTACCTGGAAGCCCTTCAGGTCCTGTACGATCTCTTCACGAAGGCCAAGCGGGAAGGATTCACCGCCGTCGATTCGGATCTGACAAATCCCGAGAAGAGCCCGATCTTCTCGAAGTATCAAGGATTCGTCAAGAACCGCCACGCCATGACCTTTCTCTGTGACTCGCTGCGTCTGGTCGTCGACGGAGCGGTTGATGCCGACGAACTGGAGGCCATCATGGACACCGAGCTTGAAACCCATCATGAAGAG contains these protein-coding regions:
- the flgC gene encoding flagellar basal body rod protein FlgC, whose product is MFASIEINATALAAQRIRMNLIAENLANTEVTRTPAGGPYRRKGVVLGTRGPSSFEGLLNTAADPGGVEVLRIVESHAPPNLVYNPSHPDAGPAGYVAMPNINPVMEMVDLMSASRAYEANISAIQIAKSLMTKTLEIGR
- the fliE gene encoding flagellar hook-basal body complex protein FliE; translation: MASHPIVAIGPSREVTVSPGRKVEGGADGSFAGLLQEAVAQTSRLQHEADTLADQVARGQSGDLAATMIAIEKAQISFQLMLQVRNKVVEAYQEIMRMPV
- a CDS encoding sigma-54-dependent Fis family transcriptional regulator, translating into MKPRVLVVDDEPLIRTALSETIRRKGCESIVACDGEDGLLQFRRSPASLVFADVRMPRMDGLEFLKQIRMAGCPPRVVLITAYGSVETAVQAMKEGAYDFLMKPFSVKRVEEILERALTSEEPHPTDESTSAIVSRNPKILNLLGTIRRVADDAASILIQGESGTGKELFARQAHLWSKRRQGPFVAVNCAAIPESLLESELFGYERGAFTGAVTRRVGKFEAADGGTLLLDEISEMPAVLQAKLLRALQERTIDRVGGSRPVEIDIRVVATTNRDLKEEIRCGRFRPDLYYRLAVVPILLPPLRERKGDISLLARHFVMRYAGGAGSPVQEISPAAIKRLEEWSWPGNVRELESCIHRSILLCDCARLEPSDLILETLIEPATNDQIQEATGGSFRAMEKQLILDTLAKVGGNRMKAAEILGVSVRTIRNKLRDYREAGKILPMADREVAASSGPVRGTR
- a CDS encoding two-component system response regulator, with the translated sequence MRVLIVDDSATMRRIIRNNLKFAGHDDAVEAGNGAEGLACLAGGSVGLIITDWNMPEMNGIEFVKAVRSNDQFKYLPVLMITTVAEREDIMTALAAGVTNYIVKPFDAETLKKKLDEILAAA
- the motA gene encoding flagellar motor stator protein MotA; translation: MLALVGVVVVFGAVIGGFAMEGGPIPVLIQPVELLIIGGASIGGLLIAVPLKVLKILINRVMGTLGSGLDKQAYLEALQVLYDLFTKAKREGFTAVDSDLTNPEKSPIFSKYQGFVKNRHAMTFLCDSLRLVVDGAVDADELEAIMDTELETHHEEGGQSPSILAKVGDSLPGLGIVAAVLGIVITMQAIDGPPEEIGHKVAVALVGTFLGILLSYGVVQPLSQNLEHQAQCEGKYLACIKTCLVAFARGAPPIVAVEFGRRVIFSYDRPSNQEMESACKGTPLKVAA
- the flgB gene encoding flagellar basal body rod protein FlgB, which encodes MRLLFDETSHLLSEMIRAASLRHQVLARNIANIDTPGYRPMEVDFSEALRLASEAGESPATVVRAVVTTDRSVGAGRYDGNAVDLDRQMAKMAENALWHNAMIQILNSRMNLLRTAIRGG